A single Thermococcus sp. DNA region contains:
- a CDS encoding DUF835 domain-containing protein, which translates to MSVALEIEFPMLVVGVVTSGYLLFRTLRERSVELSFASLGWVFLSVHVLLRILGHFSLAETFLYFFALGVSLYVVSLIRDMYPSKTHLFALYLLIPASHLLFRFLSFLGYPIQHGMGGIAGDSGVILLITGYIAYRTFKRLLLSLSVVPIAVVFLLYKALSGTLVGLVLMTLGAVVFSVATIRVTAAGLFKGGKTPEVSGRGLVIVKDIQFILDKYRESPVLLITRRIREYPPHWSVFRISTVPAENSVSPTALEKLRHLIVKYLVEARRKGSKGLVVIDCIDFLLLYNDRLAVLKFLGDVRDYAVINDGLIYVALDSSIDERTRRLIENLSDGELKG; encoded by the coding sequence CGTCTGGGTATCTGTTATTCAGGACACTTCGGGAGAGGTCAGTTGAACTCTCCTTTGCTTCCCTTGGGTGGGTATTTTTGAGTGTCCACGTTCTTCTGAGGATTCTGGGGCACTTTTCTCTGGCCGAAACTTTCCTGTACTTCTTTGCCCTTGGGGTTTCTCTCTACGTTGTCTCCCTAATTCGGGACATGTATCCTTCAAAAACTCATCTCTTTGCTCTGTATCTTCTTATTCCCGCTTCTCATCTTTTGTTTAGATTTCTTTCCTTTCTAGGATATCCAATTCAGCATGGTATGGGCGGTATTGCCGGGGATTCAGGAGTTATATTGCTGATTACCGGTTATATAGCTTATAGGACTTTCAAAAGGCTGTTACTTTCCCTCTCAGTTGTCCCAATAGCCGTAGTTTTCCTTCTTTACAAGGCTCTGAGTGGGACTTTGGTTGGTCTCGTTCTGATGACACTTGGTGCCGTCGTGTTTTCAGTGGCCACTATACGCGTAACTGCAGCTGGCCTTTTCAAGGGAGGGAAGACGCCTGAAGTTAGTGGAAGGGGATTGGTAATTGTTAAAGACATTCAGTTCATACTTGACAAGTACAGGGAGTCTCCAGTTCTACTAATAACCCGCAGAATCCGTGAATATCCTCCCCACTGGTCGGTCTTTAGGATATCAACAGTACCGGCTGAGAATTCAGTTTCTCCTACTGCCCTTGAAAAGCTTCGCCATCTGATTGTTAAATACCTGGTCGAGGCCAGAAGGAAAGGTTCAAAGGGTCTTGTTGTCATAGACTGCATAGATTTTCTGCTACTCTACAACGACAGACTTGCGGTTTTGAAGTTTCTAGGAGATGTGAGAGATTATGCTGTGATTAACGATGGTTTGATTTATGTGGCCTTGGACAGCTCCATAGACGAGCGTACGAGAAGGTTAATAGAAAATTTAAGCGACGGGGAGCTCAAAGGATAA
- a CDS encoding aminopeptidase P family protein: protein MRVEKLAELMKKKGFDGALISPGSNFYYLTSIRIHEAGERPTLLAVNPEGDFQILAPSLYENVIHDAPVTFWRDGENPYAKLATIAHELGISGGNLLIENTMRADWLIELSRTIRMNPYPLSLVMRELRMRKERDEIRLMEKATKVVDDVFEEVLSWDLVGMKERELALRIEIEIRERSDGISFEPIVASGENGANPHHEPGERKLRKGDMVILDYGAKWKGYCSDITRTIALGEPDERLVRIYEVVWEAQERAFQAVREGIQAGEIDAMARKTIEEAGYGKYFTHRTGHGLGLDVHEEPYIGPGERTVLENGMTFTIEPGIYVPGLGGVRIEDDVVVEGNGRRLTKAERELVIL from the coding sequence ATGAGGGTCGAAAAACTCGCTGAACTGATGAAAAAGAAGGGCTTCGACGGAGCGCTCATAAGCCCGGGCTCGAACTTCTACTACCTCACCAGTATAAGGATACACGAAGCCGGTGAAAGACCCACCCTTCTGGCCGTAAACCCTGAAGGGGACTTCCAGATTCTCGCGCCGAGCCTCTACGAGAACGTTATCCACGACGCACCTGTTACGTTCTGGCGGGACGGCGAGAACCCCTACGCTAAACTCGCAACGATTGCTCACGAGCTGGGTATAAGCGGTGGAAACTTACTGATAGAGAACACCATGAGGGCGGATTGGCTGATAGAGCTCAGCAGGACGATTAGGATGAACCCCTATCCATTAAGTCTCGTCATGAGGGAGCTCAGGATGAGGAAGGAGAGGGACGAGATAAGGCTCATGGAAAAGGCCACAAAGGTTGTCGATGACGTTTTCGAGGAGGTTCTGAGCTGGGATTTGGTTGGAATGAAGGAAAGGGAACTCGCCCTAAGGATAGAAATCGAAATTAGGGAGCGCTCCGACGGGATTTCCTTCGAGCCGATAGTGGCGAGCGGTGAAAACGGGGCCAATCCCCATCACGAGCCCGGCGAGAGGAAGTTGAGGAAGGGAGATATGGTTATACTCGACTACGGCGCGAAGTGGAAGGGCTACTGCTCCGACATAACTAGAACGATAGCCCTGGGAGAACCCGATGAGAGGCTCGTCAGGATTTACGAAGTTGTCTGGGAGGCACAGGAGAGGGCCTTTCAGGCCGTAAGGGAAGGCATTCAAGCTGGAGAGATAGACGCAATGGCGAGAAAAACAATAGAGGAAGCGGGATACGGGAAATACTTCACCCACAGAACTGGTCATGGCCTAGGTTTGGATGTCCACGAAGAGCCTTACATAGGGCCGGGAGAGAGGACGGTTCTCGAAAACGGTATGACATTCACGATAGAGCCGGGAATTTACGTTCCCGGCCTCGGCGGTGTGAGGATAGAGGACGACGTTGTCGTGGAGGGAAATGGGAGAAGGCTGACGAAGGCCGAGAGGGAGCTGGTTATCCTTTGA